The stretch of DNA TATCTGTTCAACACCTCAGTCTACTACACTTATACTAGTGTATGTGGATGATATTTTGATTACAGGAAGTAATTCCCAGGTTGTCTCTCAGCTGGTTACTGATTTGAATAAGCAGTTTGCTCTTCGAGATCTTGGAAAGTTAAACTATTTTCTTGGAATTGAGGTTAACTACACGACTGAAGGGATGCACTTGTCTCAGGAAAAGTATGCTAGAGATCTCCTCTGTAAAGCCAAAATGCAAAGTGCAAAAGCTTCATCAACTCCAATGACCAGTGGAAGCAAACTATCGGGTTATGGAAGTGATCCTATTGATAATGTGCAGGAATATCGTTCGATTGTTGGGGGCTTACAATATCTGACCATAACTAGACCTGAGCTTGCATTTAGTGTAAATAAGGTATGCCAGTTCATGCATCAACCTTTGCAATCTCATTGGATAGCTGTAAAAAGAATCTTGAGGTATGTAAGTGGCACGATTAAGCATGGTTTGCATCTTAGAAGGCCTACATCTTCATCCCTAGAACTTGTAGCCTActgtgatgcagattgggctgcGGATCCAGATGACAGAAGGTCCACCTCAGGGTTTGCAATCTTTCTTGGTCCAAACTTGGTTAGCTGGCAGTGCAAGAAACAACCAACAGTTTCTAGATCAAGTACAGAGGCAGAGTATAGGAGCTTGGCATGTGTTGTTGCAGAATTGACATGGATGAACAGTTTGTTCTTGGAGTTAAAAGTTTCATTACCACGTGTCCCTACCATCTGGTGTGACAATTTAAGTACTATACTTCTTACAGCTAATCCGGTTCTTCATGCAAGAACCAAACATATCGAGCTGGATCTATATTTTGTCAGAGAAAAGATTCAAAGCAAGATGGTTCAAGTTAAACATGTTCCTGCAATTGATCAAATTGCCGATGGTCTCACTAAGGCTATCTCAAGCAAGAGGTTCCATTCTTTTAGAGACAAACTTAGAATTGAGGATCTTTCAATTCTAAGTTTGAGGGGGGCTGTGAAGACACAGTAACGACTGTCCATGACAGTTATTACAGTTAGTTGTTTTTCTAACTGTTTTACTGTTATGAGTTTGTTACAGACAGTTTGGTTGTTAGCTCTATTTCTGTTGTAACCAATTCTTGTTGTGATCATCTAGAGCTACTGATTGTGTATATTAGATCATATTGATTCATTCATCAATAAGATTCTCTTTCCAATCTTCAATCTCTCTTTCTCTACCTTTCTctgtctttctctctttcttcttcttctctgttTTCTGGTATGGCTAATAACTTTCACAAGCACGAATACCATTAAGAATTGTTTCCATCAAAAACACAATGTTATGCTGTGAGTTATGGACTAGCCCACATAAACTATTGAATGCACCAAGACTGTCCAACCCCCGAGCATTTCAAGATAAGATTTTCATGACTAGCAGCGAGATTTCTCTGCAACCTTCGTCGATGGGGCCACGATAGAATCACCACCCAAAACTTTTCAACTTTTTCCATCCTTATTCCTTACCCTCAACATTATCACCACCACACTGTTTCTTAGACTCATCATCAAGACAactcttattatttttctattttatgcaCAAACTATTACAGTGtttgtaaaatataaaaaaaaaatgttaaattttatttagtgtggcttacaaaatataatataattttataatcgttagTGAGACTATGTTGTATTACTTTgtgtaatataaaataaaaaatattttctataaattttaatatctattattttattttaatcaaccttacaaaaaatatatatttaattaatttaattataataaaataattaaaaattatatttatttaggtaatttgtttttcaaattttataaaaattattttattcatgtcaatatatttaactaaaataaaataaaaatgcttAATCCTAAAATCATATCAAGTAGCTCCTCTCAATATAGCACTCTAATTTTGAGCTTAATAATTCTTTTATCAACTCGGTTTATTAGATAACGTGGGTTCAAAATTTGCTGTGAAAGACTTTTGAAGGATTTCATAAATTCATATTAAGTTGAGAAACAACTAGGTAACTACGTTTACTTTTTATACTATAATATAATGGTAGATGACAATTAACTGAATTTTGCAGCAAATCTAGAAAAAAATTCTCCAAGGAAtcgtttggtacgccgtattataatatattgtattatattgtgtTAGATtatgttgtattgtattgtattagtattatttaatacaatacaatgtttaatattgacttgtattaattaattgtgtaaagttataatatatttttaatacactCGATCCCAACACCAACTAAGGGTCCGGGTCCCGAGTTCCAAGTCCGGGTCCACGTCccgggtttaggtccgggtccgagtcAGAGATTGGTGTTGACCTCAaatcctttgtaaatattataatacaagcttATATAGatcatttattatgtattaaataatacaacatacattatattaaaaaatttggtcgtaataattaatacaatacattactTATTCTAAACATagtgtaatttattatttaatacaatacgacaTTTATACGGCATACCAAACGAGCCTCAAGTGACTATAAAAAAGTGTCTGCGCATTAAAAGTCTTGAATTCGAAtcctaaaatatatattataatatataaacctttaaataaaaaatcatttaatgtcaagTAGATGGGAAATACCATCTTGTGAGCAAGACTTCCAACACAGCTCTTTAATTAAAAAGACGCAAGACTTCCAACACAAGGTCTTTATTTAAAAAGACCTTTCCAACATTATTGATCAGTCAGTACTTAGTAGTCCTTTTCCACATAAAAATTCAGCTTCattaattattgtatatattatattgtaaGACTTAATGAAACAAGTCATCTCATTGGAATATAAAATGAATTTCACAATCGATATTAATACgtgttttgtaaattttttttatttttctgattAGAAAAGTAaatacttttttaaaatatattttctaaaattattttcactttttaatttttttaattgagaattaaaatttaaaaacaaaaaaaagtcatttcaaaacttctttaaatatttttgtttgatcaatattttggactccgaCCTAAACTTAGACATTGACACCTGAACCGCGAACTCGACCACGACCCTggcccaaacccgaacccaaaccccgaACCCCAAACTCGGCCTCGGGCCCAGACTCGAACCCTGACCTCGGCCCTAACCtggacccaaacatggacccaaAACCCAAACCTTGACCCCGACCCCTATCCctacccaaacccagacccaaccACGACCCTGGACCTCGGCTCTGGCCTCGTCCTCAATCCCAGACAGCGAACTTCAAACTCGGAtctgacttaaataaaatcaaaaaaatgaaaacgaaaataaaatttacagaaCACTCAAACGTAGCATTTGGTAacccttttatttttaattattttaatgaaagtaagatttctgtttttaaaattttgtttttgaaaaataaaaatgtgctttgtaattatttttgtttttcaattttaaaaacaaaaaacaaaagtatgttctgttaattttattttttgttttttttttaattttatttaagtcgagtTTAGggtcgggtcccgagtccaagaTTCGGGTCtggagtttgggtctgagtccgagtttgggtcagGAGCTGGGGTcggggtttgggtccaagtctggggTCCAGACcgaggtctgggtttgggtccaggtctagaTTGTTAGTTTTTATAGTCCATATCAGAGTTAGAAAAGCAGCTTGAACTCTTACTGTATTATCAAGTTGTTCAATCAAAGTAGATAACCTAACGACGGGTAAATCCTTTAAACATACTCaggtttgataaaaataatttttatccaTTATGAACTATAAATCCAAGGATctcaacataatatatatatatagatgccATTTAAACTAATGAATTGAAAACAATACATCTTGTAGCCTATCAGAAGATCCTCGCTATCTTTTAGTACAAATTACGATTATCCAATTCAAGAACTATCGTTGAAGAATTCACACTGCAATCTATAACTTATTATAGATTTGGATCCAACTATTAGCACTCCCAAAAAAAACACTATAAGAGGGAATTAATATTCGATCCGTTAGGAAAGCTTGGATTCCACTATCGTATAACATGTTCTCAACCACTCATGTTATTAAGctctcaaaacaataattgtaAGAATCATTTTCTCTGATAAACATTAACGAGTAAATCAAAGaactcaaagaacacaaataggaGTTCATGTATATCAAGATTCAGGCTTACATACTAGTGATCATCATTGTGATATGAGTAACTCTTTCATTATAAACGACGCGTTAATGAAAGATGTCTATTACATATTGGCTCAGTCATACATAATCGAATTATACACAACACATTTACTACATGTCTATCCACATATATGATTCAAATCAAAATCACACACACACTAAAAGTATAGTGTATAGTAAATTGTACTTACTAGTTCCATATTAAAGATTCTCAAAACTTTAATACACTATCGACTTGTTTTATTCATATCGTATAATCTTAATTCTCTTGTACATCTTTACAAGATTATACCTCTCCATATGAATAAgaaatttttagatatttaataattatactattataattaatatatcatttaaattataattatatttcatatattttctaatatattaTCTATTTATTACTTATTTTTAGAACATAAATCCCAATACAAATCCGAGTCCCCAAGTTCAGGTTGGGATTTAAGTCCAAAATAttagttaagaaaaaaaaaaactgttaattttttttttttttcaaaattttgattctcaattaaaaaattgaaatgtgaaaacagttttatagaatatatttttagaaaatatttttactttttaaatttaaaaactaaaaaattgattaaaaaatattaccaaatgCACCCAAAAATATTAATGTTATGGCAATAATGGATTCATATCTTTGTAGACTAACTATAAAATTGTACTCTCATCGATATTAATCGACAAAAATACCCAATCCAATATAATTTGGACGATTCAACCTAATGCAATCTGTAAAATCGCAAAGTGCAGATATCTGCACTTATATGCAGATTGGATTTAATTGAGAAATCTAAAATCTGCACTTGTATAGATTGAATATTGATTCAcatgtaaaaataacaaatcaaATCGACCaatcatatttatataaatttacaaaattgtatatataattaatattttaaagtaaaataaaaatagtaatttgaAAATCTTTtgcatataatacaattatattttaaaacttaaaatactaaatgtatattctattcatataaagaaaatataatttaaaacaaaatcgaatttttctttttacatacaatttttttaactttcataaattatgttatttttttatcttatttattttaattttttgttggatacataaaataaaaataatttattttatttaaccaGTCCAATATGCACTATTGCAAATAGGATTGAATTTAAGCTATTGTGTCTATATTAATTTACACTCAGTGTTGATCAGATGCATTATTAAATTAGATGAACATCTCTAATCGTGAGGCCCGTGCCATACGACTCAAGTAATAATAAATCATCCTTCACTAATTATGGAAGTAGAAGGAAATAGTGTAAAATAGTGTATGTAATCAGTAAACACACTCATAAGTtaatttagaaagaaaatattcGTGCATCTCAAGAAACTTAATCAATCCAAATTGAAACGGTCAGTCTCTTGGAAATACCAAGTAATTTCGCAAATATTGGTTGAGGAGATAAAAAAACGTAAAGCATCATCACGTAAAAATTGGATGACGACATGCATGCAAGAAAACTGTGTTACTAGAAAATTTACAGCAAATTATTGCCTATTATGATTATGCTTCTTAATGGGTGAATTGACTcacttattcattaaaatatGGAATGGATCTAATCATCTCCTTGTctctgttttttatttttattttttaaatcgtTTTTTTACTTTCGAAAGACCTAAATATATCCatgtgtattttattttatttttttctttatcaaTTTGTAcgtttatattattttctactatcatcaattcattgGCTCAACATTTCATGCAAACTCTTATGCTTTTTATTctcattaattattaaaattatattaatttctttGATTTTCGACAAATATATAAGACGATATGGAGGCAAACTTACACCTataaacaaaatcaataaactAGTAAAATATCAAAAGATGAAGCTACTCTTCTTCAACTTAAACCTGTTTTACCACATGTAATTGCATGCATGCCACATAATTACGTTCAAGCATTCCCATCCCAAGTGGCTGCACAAAAGAAACAACACATTGGTTTGATATTCCTCAAATATTGATATCGAAaagtaattttttcaaataatttattagTATCTATATATGTACCTTATTATTGAAGCTAATATAAGTTGCATAAAACCGTCTTAATACTTTCTAAGAAGATGCAGTGCACCTTCTTCGTAAACTTGTACCAAATAATCTGTATATATAAAAGTCCTGATTGCCTCTTTTTTTTCACAGTATTACTATATATTTTATGCAACTCAACAAGCTTTGCACTCAATTTGTTTTAGAGCTGTGTTTCGTCAAtacttgtttttctctctacAATCAAACAGTCGATATATATCCATGTCTCTAAGACCTGGCCAAAAATTCGTGCAAACAGCCATGCATGAGAATGAGCATGAATATGGGGATGAATCTGGGTCACCCTCAAAATCCAACAGACGCAGATGGAGGTTGGCTTTCTTGGCCATATCATTCACTAGTGCACTTCGTTTTCTAGCCAAGAATGTTCATGAAAACAAAGCAAACCTTTTGCGCTCCCTATCCTATGTTGCCATTGACGTCCAACCCTCAGCCGACGATGGAGCTGACGAGCCTGCTGCTGGTAATGAAAACCTTTCTTTTCTTGATATTGATGCGGAAGATCTTGCTGATATTGTTAGGGCTAAGAACTTTGAGAGTCTCATGACTCAATACGGAGGAGTCGAAAGATTAGTTGAAACTCTTGAAACTGATGCCAAAAGCGGTATTAATGGTACTGATTCTGATTTGATACGTAGAAAGAATGTCTTTGGAGCCAATGAATACCGAAGGCAACCTATAAAAAGGTTTTTGTCTTTCCTGTTTGATGCATTTAAAGATACCGTAATTATTATACTCTTGGTATGTGCTCTGCTCTCTTTAGGTTTTGGTATCAAACAACATGGTTGGAAAGACGGATGGTTTGATGGGGGGAGTATTATTTTCGCAATCTTTCTCGTGGTCGTTGTCTCTGCTGTGTCTAACTTTAATCAGTCTAAACAATTTCAAAAACTTTCCACACAGAGTAGTGACATAAGTGTTGAAGTGGTTAGAAATGGACGACGCCATCCCATATCCATCTTTGACATTGTAGTGGGTGATGTCGTTTGCTTGAAAATTGGTGATCAAATCCCAGCTGATGGACTATTTTTGAAAGGTCATTCTTTGAAGGTGGATGAGTCGAGTATGACCGGAGAAAGTGACCATGTAGAGATCAATGCCTCTGGCAATAATCCCTTTTTGATATCCGGAACAAAGGTGGCAGATGGGTTTGGAACCATGCTTGTAACTTCTGTGGGCATGAACACTGTTTGGGGAGAGATGATGAGCTCAGTAAGCAGGGACTTGGATGAGGAGACGCCTTTGCAAGCACGACTCGAGAACATGACATCTTTAATAGGAAAGGTTGGTTTGTCTGTTGCTGCACTTGTTCTTTTCGTATTGATGGTTCGATATTTCACGGGGCACACCACTGACGATAAAGGATTGAGGGAATTCAATAGCAGCAAAACTAAGTTTGATGATATCATGAATGTCGTTCTAGGCATTATTGCAGCAGCAGTGACCATCGTGGTGGTGGCAATTCCTGAAGGCCTGCCTCTTGCTGTCACTCTTACACTTGCTTATTCAATGAAGAGGATGATGAAAGACAATGCAATGGTTCGAAAGCTCTCTGCTTGTGAGACAATGGGGTCAGCCACAATAATTTGTACTGACAAAACAGGAACTCTCACTTTGAATGAGATGAAGGTTACAGAGGTGTGGATTGGCGAAAAACATTTGAGTGAGAACAGCGCATCACAGATGTCTCCAACTGTTATTAGCTTACTGCAGGAATCCATTGGTCTAAACACCACGGGGAGTGTTTATAAGCCAAGTCCTGAATCTAATACTGAAATTTCTGGCAGCCCAACTGAAAAAGCAATACTATCATGGGCAGTTTTCAGTTTGGGATTGGATATGGATGAAGTGACTTTACAATGTGATATAATCCAAGTAGAGGCCTTCaattcagagaaaaagatgagcGGAGTTTTAATCAAGAGAAGACACGAACAAGCTCTTCAAGCCCACTGGAAGGGAGCTGCGGAAATTGTCCTCACCATGTGCTCCAATTATTATGACAGAGATGGAGTCATTAGGCCGTTGAATAATGAAGAAAGAAAATGTATTGAAAGAAACATCCAGAATATGGCAGCCAAAAGCTTGAGATGCATTGCCTTTGCCCATAAAAAACTTCAAGTAGAAAATGGACAGGTTGATGAGAAGAATAAAGAAAGTGGACTTACTTTACTTGGTGTTGCAGGTCTGAAGGATCCATGTCGACCAGAAGTTAAGGCTGCCGTGGAGACTTGCAttgctgctggtgtgagcattaAAATGATAACAGGCGATAATGTGCACACTGCAAGAGCTATAGCAATTGATTGTGGGATTTTAAAGCCTGGTGAGGATTCAGAAAGTGAAGCTATAGTTGAAGGGGTGCAATTTAGGAATTATTCACCAGAAGAACGAAGAGAAAAAGTCGAAAGAATTTGCGTTATGGCTAGGTCATCCCCATTTGACAAGCTTCTAATGGTCCAATGCTTGAAGCTAAAAGGTCACGTGGTTGCAGTCACTGGAGATGGAACGAATGATGCACCGGCTCTCAAGGAAGCAGATATCGGGCTTTCAATGGGGATCCAAGGTACTGAAGTGGCAAAGGAAAGCTCAGATATAATTATATTAGATGATAATTTTAATTCGGTAGTGAAGGTTCTAAAATGGGGCAGGTGTGTATACAACAACATTCAAAAATTCATTCAGTTTCAACTTACTGTGAATGTTGCCGCTCTAGTCATCAACTTTGTAGCCTCTGTGTCTTCTGGTAAAGTCCCTTTGACTGCTGTCCAGCTTTTGTGGGTGAACCTTATTATGGATACATTAGCAGCTTTAGCATTAGCCACTGAGAAACCAACTAATGAACTCATGAAGAAGCTGCCAGTCGGTCGAAAAGAGACTCTCATAACCAGAATCATGTGGAGGAACATCATTGCCCATGCCTTGTTTCAGGTGACTGTCTTGCTGACTCTTCAATTCAAGGGAAGATCCATCTTTGGTGTAGATGAAAAGGTAAAGAATACAATCATATTCAACACCTTCGTTCTTTGCCAAGTCTTCAACGAATTTAATGCAAGAAAACTAGAGAAGAAGAACATATTTGAAGGTATACATAAGAACAAGCTGTTTTTAGCAATAATAGGAATTACCATTCTTCTTCAAGTATTAATGGTAGAGTTTCTCAAGAAGTTTGCTAGTACTGAGAGGCTGAATTGGGGGCAGTGGGGTGCTAGCATTGGCATTGCAGCTTTGTCTTGGCCAATTGGTTGGCTTGTTAAGTGCATTCCAGTTTCTTGAAACTACATCCCGACCACAACTAGATCCTGCATGgtgaataatatatacataacaAGGAGTTTATTAATGCTTAGGTTTTTCTTCacccttttttatttatttatttatgattttatCCGTATTATTTCTGCTTTTATCTTCTAAACCCTCTGGTAGTTTATGTAAGTTttggtgtatgaatttatataaataaacgtATTAGGTTTTTGTAATGGCAAtttaaacactagaaattaagcACTATTATATTCAAAAGCATAATGGCCTGCGTTTTaagctaataataataataacacaaTGCAATTAAATGCAACATTTTCTATCTGCCCCTGTTGGAGAGACTGAAGTTTTGAGAATTCAAGAAAGATCAGGGCAAGATGAGAGTTGTTTATCATTACATTAGTTGCCAAGTGGAAGTATAGTGATGTATGGAGTTGAGGCATCCTAACAGATCGGTAGACTTGAACGTACTTCATTTGATTGATACGACATTCTAACGAAATTTATTTGATTGATATATGTACTTACTTCAACTTAGATCAAAAATATTTCCTCTTCACCTAAACTCGTACTTGATTTAGTAGCTTTTTCCAAAAGACGTGAATGCAAATAAAAACATTTCTGGGATAAGCTTCGCGGCTCTTCTCATCACAATGCCTATTGCATTGGCTTGTAGTACAAATATAACTTATACTACCAATGTTGCAGTGCAAGAGTTTTCTTATATGAATTATAATGAATaaataggatttttttttccaaactatggcacttgtaaaattttgCTCTGAATTtgtatcttctttttttttttttgaagaaaaccCTGAACTATAAAAGCCATTGTAAATGTCCACTTTCAGTTACATtctgtttatttttaaaataatttgttgATGTAACACTAATGTGATGCTAATTCAGTGCAATCAAAAGTCAAGGCGAAGCAGTCTAATGACGAATTTtgatgttcatatatatatttagtatcaATAAACTAAATTTTTACTAACTTAAGTTAATCACATAGACCACCGCATTGCAACTATATTGGTGATCATGGCCAATACATAGGcaaatgtttttaaaaaatgaacagAATGTATATAAAGGAGGACATTTGCAATAACTTTTTATAGTTTAGGGGAATTCTTTttgtttctataaaaaaaagttCAAGATATTTGAAAAACACTAAAATAATGAAGCAACTACAAACCTGTGATTTACAGGAATATTTGAAATGTATAACTGCAAATGCAAAGTTAACAATTAGGATAAGGACATCAGAAATCTTGAGAAAACATATTCAAtaaacacaaaaaataaaatctcaACTTTTGTATAAAGACTTCAAGATCTTCTGTCACTTTGTCACACCATATATTGATAATAGAATAGAGCACGACAATCTATAGTCatgaacaaaaacaaaaacacaaatttaatATTTGGATACATAGCCACAACTAGCACTCAATATAGCTATTTCTTAAAGGTTCCCACCTCCGAAATCAAAAGCTCAATCCATGTATCATATCCAAACCAACGTAGATCCAAGGATAAAAGTAAATTTGAAGCAAAAGAAAAATTGATAGATCCCCAATGGTGAGATAAATtgacaaaatgacaaaaaaaaaaaacctctctTTTTAGATGTTCTAAAATGTTCTAACTTCTAACACTATAAAACTTGTTATTTAGAAAGTGGTAGAAACTTGTTATCGATAAGAATAATCAAACAAGTAGACCAAAGAACTTCTAATGTTATAACTGTGGAAAGAAAGGGCAAATTGCTAAACATTGTCATTCAAAGAATATTGTTGAAGGCAAGGCAACAACCTCTAACAAGAAGATTGATGCTAAAGAAGAGTGGGATTTTGAAGCATCATTTGCAGTAGAAGAATCTTGAATGAAGAATGCAAGCTTTGAAGAATGGGCATTGGCAACTGTCACTCCAGAGCATATTAATTATAAGAGCGACTGGATTATTGATTCTTGATACTCAAATCATATGATTGGAGATATGGAGAAGCTGCGAGATGCGACAAAATACAAAAGAAAACGTGTAGTAGATACTGCAAATAATTCAATGTGCCAATCACTCTAGGTGTGACCAAATTCAATTTCAAAATGTTTATCAAGTGTTGGGAATGAAGAAAAATCTACCATCAATAGCTCAATTGGCATCATCAGGAAATTATGTCGTTTTTTGTCCCAAGGATAACAAAATTTATCAAAATCTATTAAAGTCACAAATTGGGAGGTGATTTATACCTGATCCACTTGTTAAGGTAAGGGCAATCCTCCTCTAACATGCTGGTTTTGTTAAAGTGGGCTAACGACCCAATAACTTTGCTAATAAAATCTTAAATATTTGGGACACCTTTAATAAATTTGACGTTTATAATCTATCTATGTTATGTTAGCTGAGACTGCTTACAACATAAAGTTCGAAAGAATAAGACATCAACTTGTGGCATGCCAGACTAATACATGTTAGTTACCACAAAAGGCGATGATCGAAAAAATGGCGCTCAAAG from Cannabis sativa cultivar Pink pepper isolate KNU-18-1 chromosome 2, ASM2916894v1, whole genome shotgun sequence encodes:
- the LOC115719956 gene encoding putative calcium-transporting ATPase 13, plasma membrane-type; the encoded protein is MSLRPGQKFVQTAMHENEHEYGDESGSPSKSNRRRWRLAFLAISFTSALRFLAKNVHENKANLLRSLSYVAIDVQPSADDGADEPAAGNENLSFLDIDAEDLADIVRAKNFESLMTQYGGVERLVETLETDAKSGINGTDSDLIRRKNVFGANEYRRQPIKRFLSFLFDAFKDTVIIILLVCALLSLGFGIKQHGWKDGWFDGGSIIFAIFLVVVVSAVSNFNQSKQFQKLSTQSSDISVEVVRNGRRHPISIFDIVVGDVVCLKIGDQIPADGLFLKGHSLKVDESSMTGESDHVEINASGNNPFLISGTKVADGFGTMLVTSVGMNTVWGEMMSSVSRDLDEETPLQARLENMTSLIGKVGLSVAALVLFVLMVRYFTGHTTDDKGLREFNSSKTKFDDIMNVVLGIIAAAVTIVVVAIPEGLPLAVTLTLAYSMKRMMKDNAMVRKLSACETMGSATIICTDKTGTLTLNEMKVTEVWIGEKHLSENSASQMSPTVISLLQESIGLNTTGSVYKPSPESNTEISGSPTEKAILSWAVFSLGLDMDEVTLQCDIIQVEAFNSEKKMSGVLIKRRHEQALQAHWKGAAEIVLTMCSNYYDRDGVIRPLNNEERKCIERNIQNMAAKSLRCIAFAHKKLQVENGQVDEKNKESGLTLLGVAGLKDPCRPEVKAAVETCIAAGVSIKMITGDNVHTARAIAIDCGILKPGEDSESEAIVEGVQFRNYSPEERREKVERICVMARSSPFDKLLMVQCLKLKGHVVAVTGDGTNDAPALKEADIGLSMGIQGTEVAKESSDIIILDDNFNSVVKVLKWGRCVYNNIQKFIQFQLTVNVAALVINFVASVSSGKVPLTAVQLLWVNLIMDTLAALALATEKPTNELMKKLPVGRKETLITRIMWRNIIAHALFQVTVLLTLQFKGRSIFGVDEKVKNTIIFNTFVLCQVFNEFNARKLEKKNIFEGIHKNKLFLAIIGITILLQVLMVEFLKKFASTERLNWGQWGASIGIAALSWPIGWLVKCIPVS